gttcatctgcagtgtggcaagagggcctggcatacccattctctctctctctcgtaaatatttaaaaagaatgcagagacaaggtggcatgtgcatctggagttcgtttgcagtggctagaggcttagcactcccgttctctctctctaataagtaaataaaaaataaaatattaaaaaatgagtgTAGAGAACTGGGCCTGAGGTATCTTGCATTTATAGAGTTGTAAGATGGAAAAGGAGACCCAAGGAGATCAAGACCGACACTATGAGAGGTCAAAGCTAGCGGAGGTGCTATGAGAAGGCAAAGAGGTCCATGGGACAGATGCTTGCTCAGTGGCAGGTGACGCTGGCTCAGAACAGGTGGAGCACAGACgactcctctgacctccacacgggTTCATGGCACACATGCcaacatatatacaaacatacatacatacttacacacaTGAATATTTTTAGCAATTTCAGTAAACATTCACTGAATGATTTATTAACATGATGGTCCCCCCCCCCTTGTTCTCTCAGGTGGGCACAGCATCCCGTGCCCCCAGCAGACACCGTGGACTGGAAGACACTCCAGGCCCTGTTGAGTGGTGTGAAAGCTCGGAGAAGGGACTTAGGGGGAGAGCTCTCCATGGCCAAACACTGCTGAGTGAGACGAGATCAAACTGACCCCTGGATTTGGCAAATTGGGGGTCAGTTACTGGAGGGGAATGATGAAGAAGTGGAGGCAAGCATACACAactctttggtttttgttttggggtgtgtatgtatgtgtgtacgtatgttcatttgtgtgtggacacacatgtaACACAGGTATGTGTGAGTccttgtacatgtatgtatacatgcatgtagaggtcagaggttgatttTCAGTGTCATTTTCTATCATtttctacattattattattttgatttttttctttttctttttttttggtttttcaaggcagggtctcactgtagctcaagctgacctggaattcactatgtagtctcagggtggcctcaaactcacggtgatcctcctacctctgcctcccaagtgttgggattaaaggggtgcaccactatgcttggctccaccttattttatgCAGCTGAGCCtgggagctcactgatttgtctaGTCTGGCTAGCAAGCCAGCCCTGGGGAATCCTCTTATCcccgcctctccagtgctgggcacGGCACCCAGCATTTTCCAGGGGTGCGGGGGATCTGAAACTCCAGTCCTTACGCTTGTGTGATAACtgctttacccactgggccacctccccagcctgaccGTAGTTTTGACAACGGGGGAGGGAGCCAGAGAAGGATGTAATGTGGGATGAGAATATGGAATCTATTTGTGAGACAGGAGAGAGCGCAGTGCGGGGTAGAGGAGAAGAGGCAGGGCCTGGGGTCCAAATGGAGTGGGTATAACAGCTTCATTCATGCTGTACGAAAGAAGGCAGAGCGATTGGGTACTCATGCCAAGAAGGTGGCAGATGTGGTGAGGGCTGAGCTGGCATTTGCTCCTTGCTCTGAGTCCCCAGGGGGGACACCGTTTGGCTCCTTGCTGAACTGAAAGATTGGCTGGAGGTGTGAGGGAAAAGGAGAAGGTATGATTTTGGAgaattgggtttgttttaggaaaATGTAGGATTTCTTAGAAATGCCAAGTACGTACTTGAACTTTGTGGTCAGAAATttcaattgagggctggagagatggcttagtggttaaggcacttgcctgcaaagccaaaggacccaggttcaattccccaggacccatgtaagccaaatgaacaaggtagcacatgtgtctggagttcatttgcagtggctgggggccatggcatgctcattctttctctctctgtctttttctctctctattaaacaaataaataaaatatttattaaaaaaaaagaagggctggagagatggcttagcagttaagcacttgcctgtgaagcctaaggaccctggttcgaggcttgattccccaggaccacctaaaccagatgcacaaggtggcacatgcatctggagttcgtttgcagtggctggaggccctggtgcatccaattAAGGCCAGTTAGTCTAGTGGCATGCTTCTCTAGACAGCCAGCAACAGGTGCCTCCAGGTCAGGGTCATGGCAGGTGAGGTCTAGAGATCAAAGGGTGTGCGAAGGCAAGGGCGTCCATAAGCTGGGGCCTAGGAGTCTATGCTGGagagaggggaggctgccaaGGGAGGCGGTGGGCACCGAGCAGTGGTGTGGTGGCTCAACCGAtggggcagaaggattgctggagTGGGAACCAGAGCCAGTGAACTAGATAGATAGGAAATGATGCAGCTCTTGGTCCGGACGGGGTGTAGGGTGTGAGCTTCATGTGGGAGGCTTGATGGGTGGAGAAAAATCTTGTTGGAAATAAGAAGGTCAAGGAACTgagaggctgggctgggctggggaggggcggggaggggctgGCTGTGAAATCACCAACACTGAGAACACGTGCTGGTAGAGAGAAAGATGACAGGATAAGGACTATGATAGTCCATGAAGGAGGGGAGTAACCAGGACATCTTATTTGTATCTCAAAGTCAACACAATAGAAATCCTTCCCGCTCCCTCACACCTACTCCTCCATGGGATTCTTGGCTCATGAAATGGGGTCACCACCCAGAGCTACCAACTGGGGTGTCACTTTGGTTGTTTCTTCTACTTGCTCCTCACACCCAACCAGATTACCAAATCTTTCCGATTCTATCTCATAAACATCTTGCATCCAGCTACTTCTTTCCATCCCCACTTCAGGCCACTGTGGTTTCTTAAGGTGACTGCAGCAGACTGTAAGCGGGTAGCTCTGCCTCCAACCCTCTGCACGGCCGCCACATACGTCACCTCTGCGCGAGATCTCTCCAGGGACTTGTTATTGTTTTTAGGATAAAGTTCAAAATCATGAGCAACAAAGAAAGCCTGGCATGCTCTGCCCCATGCTCCCTTCAAGCTGACTCCAACCACGGCTCCCTCAGCTGGCTTGGCCATCCTGAGTTTCTTTTAATCATCAgatttgctctctctccctttgtagATACCATCTCATCTGTCCTGGGAGTGGGCCGCCCCTGGTCTTTGAGTGCACACCCAGCTCAACTCAGCCTTTCCTGCCCTAATTCCCTTACAGTCATCCTGCCTCTAGCTCTGCTCCCAGGGAACTTGAAAGAAGACAGGTGACTCTTGGACCTTGTCCTTTAATCAGGGTGGgcataagctgggcgtggtggctcatgcctttaatcccagcacttgggaggcagaggtaggaggaacactgtgagttcaaggccaccctgagactacagagtgaattccaggtcagcctgggctacagtgagaccctacctcgaaaaaccccccaaaaatgtAGCTATAAAGGCAATCCAGTGCATTCCCTATGCTTGGCAAAACCCTCCTTTCCTCTAGGTGAGATGTCATTGTGAGATTGTGCGGAGTCCTTCCCTGGATGCCAggtcctctctcctctttctcccagcACCTAGTGCTTTCCCAGCATGCCATGCGTTTGATAGCCATCTTTTTCTCTAGAGTGCAAGCTTCATGCAGCTCAGAACTGACAATATTTGATTCTTCTGAGCACCTAGCACAGAGCTTTCACATAAAATTAATCAATCCATCTTTGTGgacttgagctggagaaatggcttagtggttaaggtgcttgtctgcaaagccaaagaacctgggtttgattccccaggacccacataagccagatgcacaagggggcacacgcatctggagttcatttgcagcggctggaggccctggagtgctcattctctctctctctccatgcctatttctctctctctcaggtaaataaagaaaaattaaatataaaaaaagacccaccaagaatattttttttaaaaaagcatttgtgGACTCAAATCCAATGGAAGGCTCTAGAAGAGGAGCAGCTGTGGGGGAGGACAAGGTCTGGCATGTGGTCCTGGCAACTAGATGTCTCAGAGGACAGGGAGTTCATGGGATGAAATGGGCAGGGTGAAGCACAGGTACTCCTGTGGTACCAGGCTGGAGAATGCCAGGAGGGCAAGACCTCCATCCAGGGGCTTAgcccttttttgtgggggggggtggagggtggcTTAGTCTTTAATGAGGCAGAATGAAGAAGTAGGGAGTATCGATGGGAGCAGGAATGAAGCCGGAAGAGGAAGGCAGAAGGGTAGCAGGCGGGGCCTTCTCCAGAAGACGGAGAGTCCCAAGCGGCGGCCAGGGCGGTGTGAAGGGCTTCGATTGCGAGGCCTGAGGATGTGGCGGTCTGATGGCTTGAGTGTTGCTGAGCGGATTTGGCTCAACCACTACTGGAGGCCTCAGCTGGCCAGATCACAGTTGACCTCTACCTGGCTTATGCTCAGGACATGAGACTTATGGAATGTCATTTATGGTAAGGACACTGGGAGTTGTCAGGTTGGGACAGGAGCTCACCACATGCTCGACCCAGCGGCAGCCCATGAGGTGGGCTTCTGGACTTAAGGGGATTGTTTATGGCTCGTGCCCCGGCCTGGGTTTGGGAACTGAGTTTATCTGAGTAGTGTGGTGCcacctggatggatggatggatggagcaTCCCATCCTATACTACTGGGCTGGCTGGTAACAGCTCTGGTTGGTTGGGTGTAAGAGTCACCTTTGTCTCTGGCAGTTAGAAGTTCagtaggtgagggctggagagatggcttaacagttaaggcatctgcctgtgaagcctaaggacccatattcgactctcctgatcccacataagtcagacacacaaaggagaggcaagcacaaggtcacacatgcccactaggtggtataagcatctggagttcaatttcagcagctgaggtcctggtgccccaattctttctcttcctctgtctctctctatgattctctctctctctctaaaataaaaacaaatgttttgtAGGTGGTACTGGCACCTTAACCCATTCCTATATACCAATGTTAGCTGCTTGCATGTTTCCATGGAGAAAGAAATGAGCTTGCCTGTACTGAAGCCATCTATTTCTTGCTGCTGGTCTTCTTGCCATGGGTTACTGGTGGTTCAAACCTGTCCTGGCTCAGcctagcccagcccagcccagtgcTCCTGCCTTGCTTCTTTGCTCCATCCTTTACAGACACCAGGTCCCCACCTCTAGCTCTGTTTCCAGGGAACCTGACCACAGATGGGCGACTCTTTGATTCTAACCTGGTCCTCTAAGCAGGGTGAACACAGAGGCTACATGGTGGGCTTGGAGGGTTCTCTCACCTCTATATAAGGTATTTAAATTGGATTTAGTTAACATTAAGAAAtccaactggggctggagagatggcttagtggttaaacacttgcctgtgaagcctaaggaccctggttgaaggcttgattcctcagtacccaggtaagccagatgcacaagggggcgcagtggctggaggtcctgaagcgcccattctctccctctctctctctcccccattctttctctctctgtccgtcgctctcaaataaataaataaaaataaacaaaaaaaggaatccaaccaaacaaaaaacactttacTGACCTTCCAGGCTAGGTGTGGCACAAGGTTAGGGTAAACATGACATAGTCCTCCCCTGAGTGGCTGTGAGCCCACTTACTCATTTAGCAAACATTTATTGAAGGCTTCAGAGACCTGGTGACTCAGCATCCTGCCTTCGAAGGGCCACTGGCTGATGGGCATACCTTCAGAGACAGTGGCCATTCCAGCACAGGGAGACTGGCAGAGGAGGGGTCTAAGCTAGACTGGCACACGGAGAAGGTGGTGAAGGCTGTCTTTGGGGTCTGAGGACAAGTTACAGAGGAGGCAGGAAGGCATTCCAGGCAGAGGGACGAGTGTGACAAAAGTTTGAGGCATGTTCACAGCATGCCGTATCTGCCTGGGGAATGACCAGCACCTGCTGTTCAGGTGCCTGGGTGTTGACAGTGGTAAACTGAGGGAggagtgcagaggccagaggggcCAGGTTGGAGGCAATGGGGTTAGGAGTGGGCATGCTGAAAGAACTTCTAGAGCAGGAGTGACATGATCATATTCACATACAGATTAGTCATTCCATGTGGATACGAAGGACAGATCTGAGAGGCTTCATGGCAGGATGGATGGAAAGCCACGGGGTGACAGAGGAGATGGCCTGGGAGACCCTCAGAGGTTGGTGTCAGTGGAATTTGATGCGGTCTTGGGACATGGGATGTGAGAGCTTGAAGGAGGGGAAAGGCTGAAAGTGACCGGCCAGCCCCTGGCTTGGATAGCTGCACAATGGTAGTGTCCTTCATGAGTTGAAGGGGTCTCTATGGGGAGGGCAGCTTTGAGCGAAAAGCTGGTGGGATTGATTAGGAGTTGCTGGCTGTAAGATGTGTGTGGCTTCCTGAAGAGTTTTCCAGGGGCAGCTCCAGGTGGACTCTGAGGCATGTCgtgactggagggatggctatgGGATTGTTACGATCTGCCTGGTGGCAGGGCAGGGGAGACGAGGTCACTCAGGGAAATAATGACAGTGGAACAATGGAGAATTCCAAACATATGTGTGGCACAATGTCAACGGGTTTGGAGATTGACCCCCAAACCTGATTAACTCTCAgcaccatccctccaaccctcataTGGGGGTACTAGGAAGGTCAGGAAGTGGAAGGTAGAGGCCTCCGGCAACACACAGCTGTCTGGGAACTGGTTCCTGTGGACAAAGGTGTCTCCATGGATCTCTGTCTTCCTGTCTTGGCCAGTTGGCTATGGAGCTATGAGGGTCCTGGTGTAGccagggggggagagagagagagagagagggagggagaaagagagagggagggagagagagagagagagagagagagagagagagagagagagagggagggagggagggagagagggagggagggagagagggagggagggagaatgagtgggagggagagagagaaagagagagagggaggaagaaagagggaagggagagagagagagggagggagggagggagagagagaaggagggagggagggggaaagagagagagaggaagaaagagaaagagagagggagagagagagggagagagagagggagagagggagagggagggaaagagggaggagggagagtgtgtgtgtttgatggGTGGGTGGGTCTAAGGTTGAGGGTTAGGTGTGTAGGCGTGTAGCGTGGCTTCCTCCCACAGGCCCATCTCATCATCTGTACTTCTCCACCTACCACTTACCAGTCATGTTCAAAGTACTGGGAACACATTTATTAAGAGTTTTGTGGTTTTCTCTTACCAAGTACAAAATCTCCACCAGCCATCAAGTTCCTAAAGTCTCAAAATCCAGGGAACCAACCATGTCCACCCCACTGGCCCCTCTGTGAGTTTCCCGAGTCCCCATAGCCACCCTCCCTACCTGCTGTGCTTGTAAAAGATGCCACACCCCTTGCCCCTTCTCCTGGGTGGCTTCAGGGAACAGGCGTTGGGTGGGGGGGGACACGTGGTGACCCTACCCTGTCCATCTTGCAGGTTATGGATACACACCTGCATCCACTGGGGCCAACCCGGCCTTCTTGAGAACCGAGTTCTCATCTTGGGGGTGACCTCCGTGGGAGATCACATAGGGCGGGCACGTATCAGGTAGATGGTGCCTCCGAGAAGCCTTCCTACGGTGCCGCCGGGGACTGAAAACTTCCATACACCTTTTGCCCACCAGGTAGGTGACCTCGCTGAGGTTGAGCAGGATGCAGATGACTGCCGTGGCCACCATGAAGTACGTGAAGACCTTCTTTTCTGTGGGTCGGGAGATGTAACAGTCCACGGTGTGGGGGCAGGGAGCCACGGAGCAGGCCACCACGCGTGGCATGTCGTAGTTCTGGTAGAGGCGATGGAAAATGTAGAGGAAGCCCGAGTCCACGGCGGCCTTGAAGATGAGACTCAGCAAGTAGGTCCACCACAGGCCGCCTCGCTTCTTGCTCGGGTTGTTGTATAGGGAGGGCGCGTTGGGCCCGTGCTTTCTTTGGTGCTTCCGCTCCCTCTCCTCGCGGTAGGCCACGTGCATGACCACGAGCAGCGAGGGACAGGTGACCAGGATGAGCTGCAGCGCCCAGAGGCGCACGTGGGACACAGGGAAGAACTCGTCGTAGCACACGTTGGGGCAGCCCGGCTGCCGGGTGTTGCAGATGAAGTCCTTCTGCTCGTCGTCCCACACCTCCTCGGCGGCCACCACGTACACCAGCACGCGGAAGATGAACACCACCGACAGCCAGATGCGGCCCAGGGCCGTAGAGTACTTGTTCACGCCACTCAGGACACCCTGAAGAAACGACCAGTTCATGGTGGCTGCCTGGGTCCTGGGGGCTTCAAGGTGGAGATGTGTCTACACCTCCACCTCAGGTCCCTGAGAGAACCTGGAAGTGGGTGCCCTTTATGGTGGATACAGCTGCTTCACAACCACTGGGTCATCATGTCCTCAGTGACAACTTGAAGGAAGAAGGGTGGTCATTGTTCCCATTTCATAAGAAGGCCCAGACGTGCACCCCCTCCCCTGCCCGAGTCCCCCAGCTGGAAGTAGCAGAGCTGGTCTTGAATCTTGGTCTTCAGTTTCTGAAGTCAGCAGCTATTTTCTTCTACAAAGTAATGAAACACCATGCATAGACATAACCATCTTGCATCCACATCCGGCCAGCCCCTTTcatccccctcctccccacccaccaTTTCAGCCACAGGGGCCTGTGACTTCTAAAGAGATTGGATCACCTGATCCCTCATGGGCTTCCAGGGCTGAAGAGG
The genomic region above belongs to Jaculus jaculus isolate mJacJac1 chromosome 5, mJacJac1.mat.Y.cur, whole genome shotgun sequence and contains:
- the Gjb4 gene encoding gap junction beta-4 protein — translated: MNWSFLQGVLSGVNKYSTALGRIWLSVVFIFRVLVYVVAAEEVWDDEQKDFICNTRQPGCPNVCYDEFFPVSHVRLWALQLILVTCPSLLVVMHVAYREERERKHQRKHGPNAPSLYNNPSKKRGGLWWTYLLSLIFKAAVDSGFLYIFHRLYQNYDMPRVVACSVAPCPHTVDCYISRPTEKKVFTYFMVATAVICILLNLSEVTYLVGKRCMEVFSPRRHRRKASRRHHLPDTCPPYVISHGGHPQDENSVLKKAGLAPVDAGVYP